Genomic window (Planctomycetia bacterium):
CGTTTGGCTACGTTTTACTGTGAATGCCGCGGATCGATTCTAAGAGCATCTAACAAAAAGAACATTAGAGGAAATAGCCGCAGATGACGATGCACCCGAGTAGCATGAACGCTTCGTGGATGTCATCGCGTCGTTCATAGCGAACCCGTAAGCGTCGAAATTGATGTAGCCAACTGATGG
Coding sequences:
- a CDS encoding IS5/IS1182 family transposase gives rise to the protein ISWLHQFRRLRVRYERRDDIHEAFMLLGCIVICGYFL